In Roseomonas fluvialis, one genomic interval encodes:
- a CDS encoding lipid A biosynthesis lauroyl acyltransferase: MLRFKYRAWLFADRLFGLLVRAVFALLRLLGPDSGPKIGAAISRSLGPLTSAHRIARENIAGAFPDKTEAERAAILREAWDNLGRVACEYVHMDRIWDFDPAQPEAGRITASPATVALYERLRDDGKPAIVFSAHLANWELPAIAAARHGIESAVLYRTPNSPAVAKEILRLRQDSMGTLVAAGMSAPFKLARALERGQHIGMLVDQRFGRGPRIDFLGRPAFANPLLAQLARRFDCPVHGARAIRLPNGRFRLHLTEEIPLPRDAEGLIDVEAATQAMNDVIAGWVREHPGQWLWMHRRWR; the protein is encoded by the coding sequence TTGTTACGCTTTAAGTATCGCGCCTGGCTGTTCGCCGACCGGCTGTTCGGGCTGCTGGTCCGTGCGGTCTTCGCGCTGCTGCGGCTGTTGGGGCCGGATTCCGGGCCGAAGATCGGCGCCGCGATCTCGCGCAGCCTCGGGCCTTTGACCAGCGCGCACCGCATCGCGCGGGAGAACATCGCCGGCGCCTTCCCCGACAAGACCGAGGCGGAGCGCGCGGCGATCCTGCGCGAGGCGTGGGACAACCTGGGTCGCGTCGCCTGCGAATACGTCCACATGGACCGCATCTGGGATTTCGACCCGGCGCAGCCCGAGGCCGGACGCATCACCGCGAGCCCCGCGACGGTCGCGCTGTACGAACGGCTGCGCGACGACGGCAAGCCGGCGATCGTCTTCTCCGCCCATCTGGCCAACTGGGAATTGCCGGCGATCGCCGCGGCGCGCCACGGGATCGAAAGTGCGGTGCTGTACCGCACCCCCAATAGCCCCGCGGTGGCGAAGGAGATCCTGCGGCTGCGCCAGGACAGCATGGGCACGCTGGTGGCGGCGGGGATGTCGGCGCCGTTCAAGCTGGCGCGCGCGCTGGAACGCGGCCAGCACATCGGCATGCTGGTCGACCAGCGCTTCGGGCGCGGCCCGCGGATCGACTTCCTGGGTCGGCCGGCCTTCGCCAATCCGCTTCTGGCGCAGTTGGCGCGGCGCTTCGACTGCCCGGTGCATGGCGCGCGCGCCATCCGCCTGCCCAATGGGCGGTTCCGGCTGCACCTGACCGAGGAAATCCCGCTGCCGCGTGACGCCGAGGGGTTGATCGATGTCGAGGCCGCGACCCAGGCCATGAACGACGTCATCGCCGGCTGGGTGCGCGAGCATCCGGGGCAGTGGCTCTGGATGCATCGCCGCTGGCGGTAG
- a CDS encoding demethoxyubiquinone hydroxylase family protein: MTTRTTAEDRLPGDPTPRDYVERAIRVDHAGEYGAKRIYQGQLAVLGRTKYGPMIKHMQAQEQVHLDTFSRLIATRRVRPTALLPIWHVAGFALGAATALLGHRGAMACTVAVEEAIDEHYRAQEEALGEDEAELKAHIEKFRAEELEHRDIGLENEAEQAPAYRLLSAAIKAGCKVAIRISERV; the protein is encoded by the coding sequence ATGACCACCCGCACCACTGCCGAGGACCGCCTGCCCGGCGACCCCACCCCGCGCGACTATGTCGAACGCGCCATCCGCGTCGACCATGCCGGCGAATACGGCGCCAAGCGCATCTACCAGGGGCAGCTCGCCGTGCTCGGCCGTACGAAATACGGGCCGATGATCAAGCACATGCAGGCGCAGGAGCAGGTGCACCTGGATACCTTCTCCCGCCTGATCGCGACCCGCCGCGTGCGCCCCACCGCGCTGCTGCCGATCTGGCACGTGGCCGGCTTCGCGCTGGGCGCGGCCACCGCGCTGCTCGGCCACCGGGGTGCGATGGCCTGCACCGTCGCGGTCGAGGAAGCGATCGACGAACACTACCGCGCGCAGGAGGAAGCCCTCGGCGAGGACGAGGCCGAGCTCAAGGCCCACATCGAGAAGTTCCGCGCCGAGGAACTGGAACACCGCGACATCGGCCTCGAGAACGAGGCCGAGCAGGCGCCGGCCTATCGCCTGCTCTCCGCCGCCATCAAGGCCGGCTGCAAGGTCGCAATCCGGATCAGCGAACGCGTCTGA
- a CDS encoding beta-ketoacyl synthase N-terminal-like domain-containing protein, with protein MKDHLGRPLVAVTGIGIVSPLGWGREATWAAITAGTSGISRIRRFPTEKLRTTIAGTVELPEEAAGAEPVSSPVRVERMAEAAVAEALAQAAIGEGGFPGPLMVGMPPVEYEWPQRFELARQANGNGTYRAATDVAAGRSDLYETFMFGGVGERLAARFGTRGAPIALTTACATGASAIQMAVEAIQRGEADAAIALGADGSVQPEAVIRFSLLSALTARNDEPEKASRPFEKTRDGFVMSEGAAALVLESLEHATARGAVVLGIVSGCGERADSFHRTRSNPDGHAIIGAMRNAIADAGIAPADIGYVNAHGTGTPENDKMETLGMRAVFGDAPPPISSNKSMLGHTLSAAGAIEAALSLLTIRDQLLPPTINHVEADPAITLDVVPNVARQVTGLRHVLSNSFGFGGQNVCLVVSAAP; from the coding sequence ATGAAGGATCATCTCGGCCGGCCGCTGGTGGCGGTGACCGGCATCGGCATCGTCAGCCCGCTGGGCTGGGGGCGGGAAGCGACCTGGGCGGCGATCACCGCCGGCACGTCGGGCATTTCGCGTATCCGCCGTTTCCCGACCGAGAAGCTGCGCACCACCATCGCCGGCACCGTCGAACTGCCCGAGGAAGCGGCCGGTGCGGAGCCAGTGAGTTCCCCCGTGCGGGTGGAGCGCATGGCCGAGGCCGCGGTGGCCGAGGCCCTGGCCCAGGCGGCGATCGGCGAGGGCGGTTTCCCTGGCCCGCTGATGGTCGGCATGCCGCCGGTCGAATACGAATGGCCGCAGCGCTTCGAACTGGCGCGCCAGGCCAATGGCAACGGCACCTATCGCGCGGCGACCGACGTCGCGGCCGGTCGGTCGGACCTGTACGAGACCTTCATGTTCGGTGGCGTCGGTGAGCGTTTGGCCGCGCGCTTCGGCACGCGCGGGGCGCCTATCGCGCTGACCACGGCCTGCGCGACGGGGGCCTCCGCCATCCAGATGGCGGTCGAGGCGATCCAGCGCGGCGAGGCGGATGCGGCGATCGCGCTCGGTGCCGATGGGTCGGTGCAGCCGGAGGCGGTGATCCGCTTCTCGCTGCTCTCGGCGCTGACCGCGCGCAACGACGAACCGGAGAAGGCCTCCCGCCCCTTCGAGAAGACGCGCGACGGCTTCGTGATGAGCGAGGGCGCGGCGGCGCTGGTGCTGGAAAGCCTGGAGCACGCGACGGCGCGCGGCGCGGTGGTGCTGGGCATCGTGTCGGGCTGCGGTGAGCGGGCGGATTCCTTCCACCGCACCAGGTCGAACCCGGATGGCCACGCCATCATCGGCGCGATGCGCAATGCCATCGCGGATGCGGGCATCGCGCCTGCCGATATCGGCTACGTGAACGCGCACGGCACCGGCACGCCGGAGAACGACAAGATGGAGACGCTGGGCATGCGCGCCGTCTTCGGCGATGCGCCGCCGCCCATTTCGTCGAACAAGTCGATGCTGGGGCACACCCTGTCGGCCGCCGGCGCGATCGAGGCGGCGCTGTCGCTGCTGACCATCCGCGACCAGCTGCTGCCGCCCACCATCAACCATGTCGAGGCTGATCCCGCGATCACGCTCGACGTGGTGCCGAACGTGGCGCGCCAGGTGACCGGGCTGCGCCATGTGCTGTCCAATTCGTTCGGCTTCGGCGGGCAGAATGTCTGCCTGGTGGTGAGTGCCGCGCCATGA
- a CDS encoding cupin domain-containing protein yields MARTTTSHAAEADFKRGLRAFFEYRDLGIAAATEGAFGAHVIRGIPGAHATGAWHTHDLPFQMFFVLKGWVKFEYEDIGEKTFLAGDCCYQPRLVKHREIAHSEDVEILEITGPAEFETKEVPAPERAAAAE; encoded by the coding sequence ATGGCCCGCACCACCACCAGCCACGCCGCCGAGGCCGACTTCAAGCGCGGCCTGCGCGCCTTCTTCGAGTATCGCGACCTCGGCATCGCCGCGGCCACGGAGGGCGCCTTCGGCGCGCATGTGATCCGCGGCATCCCCGGCGCGCACGCGACCGGCGCCTGGCATACCCACGACCTGCCCTTCCAGATGTTCTTCGTGCTGAAGGGCTGGGTGAAGTTCGAATACGAGGATATCGGCGAGAAGACTTTTCTCGCCGGCGATTGCTGCTACCAGCCCCGGCTGGTGAAGCACCGCGAGATCGCGCATTCGGAGGATGTCGAGATCCTCGAGATCACCGGTCCGGCTGAGTTCGAAACGAAGGAAGTGCCCGCGCCTGAGCGCGCCGCGGCGGCGGAATAG
- a CDS encoding glutathione S-transferase family protein, with amino-acid sequence MMRKLWGRASSSNVMKVLWTLEELGLDYERVDAGGAFGRTREPDYRAMNPMGLVPTLQEEDGWALWESNAIARYLCNQYAPGGSLYPSAPRARAAVETWMDWTLGHVTAPMVTIFFTHVRLKEHERDWAAEGKARVDCARLWKIVDGKVASQRFLCGEDLTLADIALGCWVHRWHVLPIERPALPNLARYYEALKTRPGFTRHVALPLE; translated from the coding sequence ATGATGCGCAAGCTCTGGGGCCGGGCGAGTTCGTCCAACGTGATGAAGGTGCTCTGGACGCTCGAGGAGCTCGGCCTGGACTACGAGCGCGTCGATGCCGGCGGCGCCTTCGGACGCACACGCGAACCCGACTACCGCGCCATGAACCCGATGGGCCTGGTGCCGACGCTCCAGGAGGAGGATGGCTGGGCCTTGTGGGAGAGCAACGCCATCGCGCGCTACCTGTGCAACCAGTATGCGCCCGGCGGGTCGCTCTACCCGTCGGCGCCGCGCGCCCGGGCTGCGGTCGAGACCTGGATGGACTGGACGCTGGGGCACGTCACGGCGCCGATGGTCACGATCTTCTTCACCCATGTCCGGCTGAAGGAGCACGAGCGCGACTGGGCGGCGGAAGGCAAGGCACGCGTGGATTGCGCGCGGCTGTGGAAGATCGTGGACGGCAAGGTCGCGTCGCAGCGCTTCCTGTGCGGGGAGGACCTGACGCTGGCCGACATCGCGCTGGGCTGCTGGGTGCATCGCTGGCATGTGCTGCCGATCGAACGGCCGGCGCTGCCGAACCTTGCGCGCTACTACGAGGCGCTGAAGACGCGACCGGGCTTCACGCGCCATGTCGCGCTGCCGCTGGAATAG
- a CDS encoding zinc-binding dehydrogenase, which translates to MTTMRALRLHGDRDLRLEDVPAPPPPGPGEVTLRIKAVALNHIDVWGFRGMAFAKREMPLIVGAEAVGEVVAVGAGVTEWKVGDRAAPYGALTCGTCRRCLKGEDNLCENVRGVKGFHVGGFACELVNQEARLMVRVPDGISWDDAACGTITFSTVEHMLFDNAKLEPGETILVHAAGSGIGTVAVRIAKDLGCTVIATAGDDEKCAKAKALGADVVVNYTTQNFPTVARRATGKVGVDVVFEHVGASTWAGSLLSLRMGGRLVTCGSTSGVSAETNLMMIFQRQLRIFGSFGASMRNIADGYAKMARGILPVLDTVLPVERFTEGLDRLESRRVFGKIVVTL; encoded by the coding sequence ATGACGACGATGCGCGCGCTGCGCCTGCATGGCGACCGTGACCTGCGGCTGGAAGACGTGCCCGCGCCGCCGCCGCCCGGCCCGGGCGAGGTGACGCTGCGCATCAAGGCTGTCGCGTTGAACCACATCGACGTCTGGGGCTTTCGCGGCATGGCCTTCGCCAAGCGCGAGATGCCGCTGATCGTGGGCGCCGAAGCGGTGGGCGAGGTGGTCGCGGTTGGCGCCGGCGTGACGGAGTGGAAGGTCGGCGACCGCGCCGCGCCCTATGGCGCGCTGACCTGCGGCACCTGCCGCCGCTGCCTCAAGGGCGAGGACAACCTGTGCGAGAATGTCCGCGGCGTGAAGGGCTTCCACGTCGGCGGCTTCGCCTGCGAACTGGTGAACCAGGAAGCGCGGCTGATGGTCCGCGTGCCCGATGGCATCTCCTGGGATGATGCCGCCTGCGGCACCATCACCTTCAGCACGGTCGAGCACATGCTGTTCGACAATGCGAAGCTGGAACCGGGTGAGACCATCCTGGTCCATGCGGCCGGGTCGGGCATCGGCACGGTGGCGGTGCGCATCGCCAAGGATCTGGGCTGCACCGTGATCGCCACGGCCGGCGATGACGAGAAATGCGCGAAGGCTAAGGCGCTGGGTGCCGACGTCGTGGTGAACTACACCACGCAGAACTTCCCGACCGTGGCGCGCCGCGCGACCGGCAAGGTCGGCGTGGACGTGGTGTTCGAGCATGTGGGCGCCTCCACCTGGGCGGGGTCGCTGCTGTCGCTGCGCATGGGCGGGCGGCTGGTGACGTGCGGGTCGACCAGCGGTGTCTCCGCCGAGACCAACCTGATGATGATCTTCCAGCGCCAACTGCGGATCTTCGGGTCCTTCGGCGCGTCGATGCGCAACATCGCCGATGGCTACGCCAAGATGGCGCGCGGCATCCTGCCGGTGCTGGACACGGTGCTGCCGGTGGAACGCTTCACCGAGGGGCTGGACCGTCTGGAAAGCCGGCGTGTCTTCGGGAAGATCGTTGTTACGCTTTAA
- a CDS encoding 3-hydroxyacyl-ACP dehydratase FabZ family protein, producing MRLEYFQMIDRVAALEGEAIVVESTIPEASPVFEGHFPGYPLMPGVLLVETMAQASGWLLLKLMAFERMPFLMGVKEAKFRSFVGPGTPVTVHAQRLHDGSGYAVTKARIEAAGKRICDAELTLRIMDFPAPELAAAMKARGQELGLA from the coding sequence ATGCGCCTCGAATACTTCCAGATGATCGACCGGGTGGCCGCGCTGGAAGGCGAGGCCATCGTGGTCGAGAGCACCATCCCCGAGGCCTCCCCGGTCTTCGAGGGGCATTTCCCCGGTTATCCGCTGATGCCGGGCGTGCTGCTGGTCGAGACGATGGCGCAGGCGTCGGGCTGGCTGCTGCTGAAGCTGATGGCGTTCGAACGGATGCCCTTCCTGATGGGCGTGAAGGAAGCGAAGTTCCGGTCCTTCGTGGGGCCTGGCACGCCGGTGACGGTGCATGCGCAGCGCCTGCATGACGGGTCGGGCTATGCGGTCACGAAGGCGCGCATCGAGGCCGCGGGCAAGCGCATCTGCGACGCCGAGCTGACCTTGCGCATCATGGATTTCCCGGCCCCCGAACTCGCCGCGGCGATGAAGGCGCGCGGGCAGGAGCTCGGCCTCGCATGA
- a CDS encoding endonuclease/exonuclease/phosphatase family protein codes for MKPFVARHAARLRLPQITGAAQRLRDFVQDLRSLRQPGGPATDPDPAHPADLRVASWNLHKCVGADGRFDPHRSAAVIAELGADILALQEVDKRFGRRAGLLDLAAVRRNAGLKLVPVSDVPSGHGWHGNALLLREDLAARITRMRLPGAEPRGALVAEIDLPQGPLRVIAAHFGLLRRCRTRQGHAILRTLAEGAQMPTVLLGDLNEWSHGPRSSLRALEPAFGAAAPSPPSFPAAVPVLALDRILGQPAGLVSDVRAYASPLARVASDHLPLIGRLRIGAVAQHAASG; via the coding sequence ATGAAGCCCTTCGTCGCCCGCCACGCCGCGCGCCTGCGGCTGCCGCAGATCACCGGCGCCGCGCAGCGGCTGCGCGACTTCGTGCAGGACCTGCGCTCGCTACGCCAGCCCGGTGGTCCGGCGACCGACCCGGACCCGGCGCACCCGGCCGACCTGCGGGTGGCATCCTGGAACCTGCACAAATGCGTGGGGGCGGATGGCCGCTTCGACCCGCACCGTTCGGCCGCGGTGATCGCGGAACTCGGCGCCGATATCCTGGCCCTGCAGGAGGTCGACAAGCGCTTCGGCCGGCGCGCCGGGCTGCTCGACCTCGCGGCGGTGCGGCGCAATGCGGGCCTCAAGCTCGTGCCGGTATCGGACGTGCCGTCCGGGCATGGCTGGCACGGCAATGCGCTGCTGCTGCGCGAGGACCTGGCCGCCCGCATCACGCGCATGCGCCTGCCCGGCGCCGAACCGCGCGGCGCGCTGGTGGCCGAGATCGACCTGCCGCAAGGCCCGCTGCGCGTGATTGCGGCGCATTTCGGCCTGCTGCGCCGCTGCCGCACGCGCCAGGGCCACGCCATCCTGCGCACCCTTGCCGAGGGGGCGCAGATGCCCACCGTGCTGCTGGGCGACCTCAATGAATGGAGCCACGGGCCGCGCTCCTCGCTGCGGGCGCTGGAACCGGCGTTCGGGGCCGCCGCGCCGTCGCCGCCGAGCTTCCCGGCCGCGGTGCCGGTCCTCGCACTCGACCGCATCCTGGGGCAGCCCGCCGGGCTGGTCAGCGACGTGCGCGCCTATGCGAGCCCGCTCGCGCGCGTGGCATCCGACCACCTGCCGCTGATCGGCCGGCTGCGCATCGGCGCGGTCGCACAGCACGCCGCATCCGGATGA
- a CDS encoding acyl carrier protein: MASSFDRIADIIAENSEVERDKILPDSHVINDLGIDSLDFLDIVFAIDKAFGIKVPVEAWTQEVNAGTAPAEQYFVMKNLAARIDELVAAKGA, encoded by the coding sequence ATGGCCTCGTCCTTCGACCGCATCGCCGACATCATCGCCGAGAACAGCGAAGTCGAGCGCGACAAGATCCTGCCCGACAGCCATGTCATCAACGACCTGGGCATCGACAGCCTGGACTTCCTCGACATCGTCTTCGCCATCGACAAGGCCTTCGGCATCAAGGTCCCGGTCGAGGCCTGGACGCAGGAAGTGAATGCCGGGACCGCCCCGGCCGAGCAGTACTTCGTCATGAAGAACCTGGCGGCGCGCATCGACGAACTGGTCGCCGCCAAGGGGGCTTGA
- a CDS encoding PRC-barrel domain-containing protein → MRPNIKILAITATALLPAIALAQTAPQPAPSTTMPQSPSTMPQANVPAPVQGSAAGMVATANPQARRASRVIGANIINEANNTVGEVHDLMISPAGGPVIAVLSVGGFLGIGERYVAIPLADLRWNADRERWTLPGATVDSLKARPAFTYPERG, encoded by the coding sequence ATGCGTCCGAACATCAAGATCCTCGCCATCACCGCGACGGCACTGCTGCCCGCTATCGCCCTGGCGCAGACGGCGCCGCAGCCGGCACCGTCCACCACCATGCCGCAGTCGCCTTCGACCATGCCGCAGGCGAATGTGCCGGCGCCGGTCCAGGGGAGCGCCGCGGGCATGGTGGCGACGGCGAATCCGCAGGCCCGCCGCGCCAGCCGCGTGATCGGTGCCAACATCATCAACGAGGCGAACAACACCGTCGGCGAGGTGCACGACCTGATGATCTCGCCCGCCGGCGGGCCGGTGATCGCCGTGCTGTCGGTCGGCGGCTTCCTGGGCATCGGGGAGCGGTATGTGGCCATTCCGCTGGCCGACCTGCGGTGGAATGCCGATCGTGAGCGCTGGACCCTGCCCGGCGCGACGGTCGACAGCCTGAAGGCGCGCCCGGCATTCACTTACCCGGAACGCGGCTGA
- a CDS encoding phospholipase D family protein has protein sequence MNGASGHDGAGCARRPASTDAPGIDRGTVAQRGANDLVALVAEGTAAFRVRAASARRAARRLDLQYYMWRSDLTGRLLARETLAAADRGVAVRLLLDDVYAPGRERTLAALDEHPRIAVRLFNGTRWRRFGALGFPLELAFGGWHLNRRMHNKSWIADGCLAVVGGRNIGDEYFDLQAEDGISFRDLDLVIAGGAAAQAQAVFETYWSSPLARPAATTAAAAARSGLPALRESLAAAGQAPEAQALLGALHDDPLDHVRGSLVPTPSRSVHVIADRPEKARRGLGARKRARAAGGIAAEIADALRQARREVLLISPYLVPGRAGLALLGELRARGVRICAVTNSLGATDVVAVHGGYAKYRRAMLRMGIDLHELKPDADGGPASLLGSRGAALHTKAVAIDGALAFVGSFNLDPRSAALNTEMGAFVRHPALAQAVADEYARLTDPSVSWRVVLQDGRLNWCDRAADGARCTDQEPRASWIRRVMASLIRRLPVEEQL, from the coding sequence ATGAACGGGGCGTCCGGGCACGACGGCGCCGGGTGCGCGCGCCGCCCCGCGTCAACCGATGCGCCGGGGATCGACCGCGGCACCGTCGCCCAGCGCGGCGCGAACGACCTGGTGGCGCTGGTCGCCGAGGGCACCGCGGCGTTCCGCGTGCGCGCCGCCAGCGCCCGCCGGGCCGCGCGACGGCTCGACCTGCAATACTACATGTGGCGGTCCGACCTCACCGGCCGCCTTCTTGCGCGCGAAACGCTGGCCGCGGCCGATCGCGGCGTCGCGGTGAGGCTGCTGCTCGACGATGTCTACGCGCCGGGGCGCGAACGCACGCTGGCCGCGCTCGACGAACATCCGCGCATCGCGGTCAGGCTGTTCAACGGCACGCGATGGCGCCGCTTCGGCGCGCTGGGCTTCCCGCTCGAACTCGCCTTCGGCGGCTGGCACCTCAACCGCCGCATGCACAACAAGTCCTGGATCGCGGATGGCTGCCTCGCCGTGGTCGGCGGGCGCAACATCGGCGACGAGTATTTCGACCTGCAGGCCGAGGACGGGATCAGCTTCCGCGACCTCGACCTGGTCATCGCCGGCGGCGCGGCGGCACAGGCGCAGGCGGTCTTCGAAACCTATTGGTCGAGCCCGCTCGCACGGCCGGCGGCGACCACGGCCGCCGCCGCCGCCCGGTCGGGTCTCCCGGCGCTGCGCGAAAGCCTCGCGGCGGCAGGCCAGGCGCCCGAGGCGCAGGCGCTGCTGGGCGCCCTGCACGACGACCCGCTGGACCATGTCCGCGGCAGCCTGGTGCCGACGCCGTCGCGCAGCGTGCACGTCATCGCGGACCGGCCCGAGAAGGCGCGGCGCGGCCTCGGCGCCCGCAAGCGCGCACGGGCCGCCGGCGGGATCGCGGCCGAGATCGCCGACGCGCTGCGCCAGGCGCGGCGCGAGGTGCTGTTGATCTCGCCCTACCTGGTCCCCGGGCGCGCGGGCCTGGCGCTGCTCGGCGAATTGCGCGCCCGTGGCGTTCGCATCTGCGCCGTGACCAATTCGCTCGGCGCCACGGACGTGGTCGCGGTGCATGGCGGCTACGCGAAATACCGGCGCGCCATGTTGCGCATGGGCATCGACCTGCACGAGCTGAAGCCCGATGCGGATGGCGGGCCGGCCAGCCTGCTCGGGTCGCGCGGCGCCGCGCTGCACACCAAGGCCGTCGCGATCGACGGCGCGCTCGCCTTCGTGGGATCGTTCAACCTCGACCCGCGCTCGGCGGCGCTGAACACCGAGATGGGCGCCTTCGTGCGCCATCCGGCCCTGGCGCAGGCAGTGGCCGACGAATACGCGCGCCTCACCGATCCGTCGGTGAGCTGGCGCGTCGTGCTGCAGGACGGAAGGCTGAACTGGTGCGACCGCGCCGCGGACGGCGCGCGCTGCACGGACCAGGAGCCGCGGGCATCGTGGATCCGCCGCGTGATGGCATCGCTGATCCGCCGGCTGCCGGTCGAGGAACAGCTCTGA
- a CDS encoding disulfide bond formation protein B gives MASAVVILILAAGAPLFALGSETWWGLAPCELCLWQRWPYWVAAALAAGAVLLPGRGRVLLLAAAGLGAFVSAAIGGFHVGVEQGWWPSPLPGCAAPTAGGAQSIDDMLRNMAAAPTKPCDAATYLIPGLPLSMAAMNLIYGAGLGLLALALARKGRSA, from the coding sequence ATGGCTTCCGCCGTCGTCATCCTGATCCTCGCCGCGGGTGCGCCACTGTTTGCGCTCGGCAGCGAGACCTGGTGGGGCCTCGCCCCCTGCGAGCTCTGCCTGTGGCAGCGCTGGCCGTATTGGGTCGCGGCCGCGCTGGCCGCGGGCGCGGTGCTGCTGCCCGGGCGCGGGCGGGTGCTGCTGCTCGCCGCCGCCGGTCTGGGCGCCTTCGTCTCCGCCGCCATCGGCGGCTTCCATGTGGGTGTCGAGCAAGGCTGGTGGCCCTCCCCGCTGCCGGGCTGCGCGGCGCCGACCGCCGGCGGCGCGCAATCCATCGACGACATGCTTCGCAACATGGCCGCCGCGCCGACCAAGCCCTGCGACGCGGCCACCTACCTGATCCCCGGACTGCCGCTTTCCATGGCGGCGATGAACCTCATCTATGGGGCAGGGCTTGGGCTGCTGGCCCTCGCCCTGGCCCGCAAAGGACGAAGCGCATGA
- a CDS encoding beta-ketoacyl-ACP synthase — MTRKEVVITGIGLVSSLGEGPEAHWTVLSQPGAKPVVDEAAFAPYAVHPLPAMSFDAQIPKKGDQRQMEPWQRLGTYAAGLAIDQAGARGLVSDMHLIVAAGGGERDVAVDEAVATALCATPAAEAGAILNERLATDLRPTLFLAQLSNLLAGNISIVHGVTGSSRTFMGEEAAAADAVRIAAARLAEGRGGIALVGGAYASQRWDLVLLYGAGGAVWRGPFAPVSARDGAGGFVGGALGAFLVLETAAHAAARGAVPLARIAGVATDAAHKRGGGASARAARALWDRLAVPDGRLGVLSGMTGVAEARIEEEAFLAGIGAAAVRRTGSLLGHGVEATFPANVALGALALSRGGFYPAMDPADVGDGPVDRILVTGFGQWRGEALALLERAA; from the coding sequence ATGACGCGCAAGGAAGTGGTCATCACGGGCATCGGCCTGGTCTCCTCGCTGGGCGAGGGGCCGGAGGCGCACTGGACCGTGCTGTCGCAGCCGGGGGCCAAGCCTGTCGTCGACGAGGCGGCCTTCGCGCCCTATGCCGTGCATCCGCTGCCGGCGATGTCCTTCGACGCGCAGATCCCGAAGAAGGGCGACCAGCGGCAGATGGAGCCCTGGCAGCGGCTTGGCACCTATGCCGCAGGCCTGGCCATCGACCAGGCCGGCGCGCGCGGGCTCGTGTCGGACATGCACCTGATCGTCGCCGCCGGCGGGGGCGAGCGCGACGTGGCGGTGGACGAGGCGGTGGCGACAGCGCTCTGCGCGACGCCGGCGGCCGAGGCCGGGGCGATCCTGAACGAACGCCTCGCGACCGACCTGCGCCCCACACTGTTCCTGGCGCAGCTGTCGAACCTGCTGGCGGGCAATATCTCGATCGTGCATGGCGTGACGGGGTCCTCGCGCACCTTCATGGGCGAGGAAGCGGCGGCGGCCGATGCGGTGCGCATCGCGGCGGCGCGGCTTGCGGAAGGGCGCGGCGGGATTGCGCTGGTGGGCGGCGCCTATGCGTCCCAGCGCTGGGACCTGGTGCTGCTGTATGGCGCCGGCGGAGCGGTGTGGCGCGGGCCGTTTGCGCCGGTCTCGGCCCGCGATGGCGCGGGTGGGTTCGTGGGCGGGGCGCTCGGCGCCTTTCTGGTGCTCGAGACGGCGGCGCATGCCGCGGCGCGCGGCGCGGTGCCGCTGGCGCGTATCGCGGGCGTCGCGACCGATGCGGCGCATAAGCGCGGCGGCGGCGCCTCGGCGCGGGCGGCGCGGGCGCTGTGGGACCGCCTCGCGGTGCCGGACGGGCGGCTTGGCGTGCTGTCCGGCATGACCGGCGTGGCGGAAGCGCGGATCGAGGAAGAAGCCTTCCTGGCCGGCATCGGCGCGGCGGCGGTGCGGCGCACCGGCTCGCTGCTCGGCCATGGTGTGGAAGCGACCTTCCCGGCCAATGTCGCGCTCGGAGCGCTGGCGCTGTCGCGCGGCGGCTTCTACCCCGCGATGGACCCGGCCGATGTGGGCGACGGGCCGGTCGACCGCATCCTGGTCACCGGCTTCGGCCAGTGGCGGGGCGAGGCGCTGGCCCTTCTGGAGCGCGCGGCATGA